Proteins from a genomic interval of Natator depressus isolate rNatDep1 chromosome 20, rNatDep2.hap1, whole genome shotgun sequence:
- the DTX3 gene encoding putative E3 ubiquitin-protein ligase DTX3 isoform X2, translating into MGSPVSFVLSRMAACGGATKNKLTVSKPVWDFLTKEAHSKLVRLKEETKLSILIDGETSEIYVLQLSTPAPGAGNGLYLARKALKALLKETEKELKKAQRQSELVGCMALLDKPGGELRPHGAGVVSRGQQTSGARAGGPGGGGGLGGAAGCSREEEQESQCPICLGEIQNVKTLEKCKHSFCEDCITRALQVKRACPMCGRFYGQLVGNQPENGRMLVSKDSSLLLPGYEKYGTIIIQYVFPPGIQGVEHPNPGVRYPGTTRVAYLPDCPEGNKVLALFRKAFDQRLTFTIGTSMTTGRANVITWNDIHHKTNCTGGPQLFGYPDPTYLARVQEELRAKGLTED; encoded by the exons ATGGGCTCCCCAG TGTCATTTGTTTTATCCAGGATGGCGGCATGCGGGGGTGCCACTAAAAATAAGCTCACGGTCTCTAAGCCCGTCTGGGACTTCCTGACCAAAGAGGCCCACTCCAAGCTGGTCAGGCTGAAGGAGGAGACCAAGCTGAGCATCCTGATCGATGGGGAGACCTCGGAGATCTACGTGCTGCAGCTCTCCACGCCGGCCCCCGGGGCCGGCAACGGCCTCTACCTGGCCCGCAAAGCCCTCAAGGCCTTGCTCAAGGAGACGGAGAAGGAGCTGAAGAAGGCACAGCGGCAGAGCGAGCTGGTGGGGTGCATGGCCCTGCTGGACAAACCCGGGGGCGAGCTGCGCCCACACGGGGCCGGCGTGGTCTCCCGGGGTCAGCAGACCTCTGGGGCCAGGGCGGGGggcccaggagggggagggggcctgggGGGGGCGGCGGGCTGCTCGCGGGAGGAAGAGCAGGAGAGCCAGTGCCCCATCTGCCTGGGCGAGATCCAGAACGTAAAGACTCTGGAGAAGTGCAAGCACTCCTTCTGCGAGGACTGCATCACGCGGGCGCTGCAGGTCAAGCGGGCCTGCCCCATGTGCGGGCGCTTCTACGGGCAGCTGGTGGGCAACCAGCCCGAGAACGGGCGCATGCTGGTGTCCAAGGACTCGAGCCTGCTGCTCCCCGGCTACGAGAAATACGGCACCATCATCATCCAGTACGTCTTCCCGCCTGGCATCCAAGGG GTGGAGCATCCCAACCCCGGCGTGCGGTACCCGGGCACCACGCGGGTGGCCTACCTGCCCGACTGCCCAGAGGGGAACAAGGTGCTGGCCCTGTTCCGCAAGGCCTTCGACCAGCGCCTGACCTTCACCATCGGCACCTCCATGACCACAGGCAGAGCCAACGTCATCACGTGGAACGACATCCACCACAAAACCAACTGCACCGGGGGACCCCAGCT ATTCGGGTACCCCGACCCCACGTACCTCGCCCGGGTGCAGGAGGAGCTACGAGCCAAAGGCCTCACTGAGGATTAA
- the DTX3 gene encoding putative E3 ubiquitin-protein ligase DTX3 isoform X1, which produces MPAALMTVLFSSVSFVLSRMAACGGATKNKLTVSKPVWDFLTKEAHSKLVRLKEETKLSILIDGETSEIYVLQLSTPAPGAGNGLYLARKALKALLKETEKELKKAQRQSELVGCMALLDKPGGELRPHGAGVVSRGQQTSGARAGGPGGGGGLGGAAGCSREEEQESQCPICLGEIQNVKTLEKCKHSFCEDCITRALQVKRACPMCGRFYGQLVGNQPENGRMLVSKDSSLLLPGYEKYGTIIIQYVFPPGIQGVEHPNPGVRYPGTTRVAYLPDCPEGNKVLALFRKAFDQRLTFTIGTSMTTGRANVITWNDIHHKTNCTGGPQLFGYPDPTYLARVQEELRAKGLTED; this is translated from the exons ATGCCGGCGGCTTTGATGACTGTTCTTTTCTCTTCAGTGTCATTTGTTTTATCCAGGATGGCGGCATGCGGGGGTGCCACTAAAAATAAGCTCACGGTCTCTAAGCCCGTCTGGGACTTCCTGACCAAAGAGGCCCACTCCAAGCTGGTCAGGCTGAAGGAGGAGACCAAGCTGAGCATCCTGATCGATGGGGAGACCTCGGAGATCTACGTGCTGCAGCTCTCCACGCCGGCCCCCGGGGCCGGCAACGGCCTCTACCTGGCCCGCAAAGCCCTCAAGGCCTTGCTCAAGGAGACGGAGAAGGAGCTGAAGAAGGCACAGCGGCAGAGCGAGCTGGTGGGGTGCATGGCCCTGCTGGACAAACCCGGGGGCGAGCTGCGCCCACACGGGGCCGGCGTGGTCTCCCGGGGTCAGCAGACCTCTGGGGCCAGGGCGGGGggcccaggagggggagggggcctgggGGGGGCGGCGGGCTGCTCGCGGGAGGAAGAGCAGGAGAGCCAGTGCCCCATCTGCCTGGGCGAGATCCAGAACGTAAAGACTCTGGAGAAGTGCAAGCACTCCTTCTGCGAGGACTGCATCACGCGGGCGCTGCAGGTCAAGCGGGCCTGCCCCATGTGCGGGCGCTTCTACGGGCAGCTGGTGGGCAACCAGCCCGAGAACGGGCGCATGCTGGTGTCCAAGGACTCGAGCCTGCTGCTCCCCGGCTACGAGAAATACGGCACCATCATCATCCAGTACGTCTTCCCGCCTGGCATCCAAGGG GTGGAGCATCCCAACCCCGGCGTGCGGTACCCGGGCACCACGCGGGTGGCCTACCTGCCCGACTGCCCAGAGGGGAACAAGGTGCTGGCCCTGTTCCGCAAGGCCTTCGACCAGCGCCTGACCTTCACCATCGGCACCTCCATGACCACAGGCAGAGCCAACGTCATCACGTGGAACGACATCCACCACAAAACCAACTGCACCGGGGGACCCCAGCT ATTCGGGTACCCCGACCCCACGTACCTCGCCCGGGTGCAGGAGGAGCTACGAGCCAAAGGCCTCACTGAGGATTAA
- the DTX3 gene encoding putative E3 ubiquitin-protein ligase DTX3 isoform X3: MAACGGATKNKLTVSKPVWDFLTKEAHSKLVRLKEETKLSILIDGETSEIYVLQLSTPAPGAGNGLYLARKALKALLKETEKELKKAQRQSELVGCMALLDKPGGELRPHGAGVVSRGQQTSGARAGGPGGGGGLGGAAGCSREEEQESQCPICLGEIQNVKTLEKCKHSFCEDCITRALQVKRACPMCGRFYGQLVGNQPENGRMLVSKDSSLLLPGYEKYGTIIIQYVFPPGIQGVEHPNPGVRYPGTTRVAYLPDCPEGNKVLALFRKAFDQRLTFTIGTSMTTGRANVITWNDIHHKTNCTGGPQLFGYPDPTYLARVQEELRAKGLTED, translated from the exons ATGGCGGCATGCGGGGGTGCCACTAAAAATAAGCTCACGGTCTCTAAGCCCGTCTGGGACTTCCTGACCAAAGAGGCCCACTCCAAGCTGGTCAGGCTGAAGGAGGAGACCAAGCTGAGCATCCTGATCGATGGGGAGACCTCGGAGATCTACGTGCTGCAGCTCTCCACGCCGGCCCCCGGGGCCGGCAACGGCCTCTACCTGGCCCGCAAAGCCCTCAAGGCCTTGCTCAAGGAGACGGAGAAGGAGCTGAAGAAGGCACAGCGGCAGAGCGAGCTGGTGGGGTGCATGGCCCTGCTGGACAAACCCGGGGGCGAGCTGCGCCCACACGGGGCCGGCGTGGTCTCCCGGGGTCAGCAGACCTCTGGGGCCAGGGCGGGGggcccaggagggggagggggcctgggGGGGGCGGCGGGCTGCTCGCGGGAGGAAGAGCAGGAGAGCCAGTGCCCCATCTGCCTGGGCGAGATCCAGAACGTAAAGACTCTGGAGAAGTGCAAGCACTCCTTCTGCGAGGACTGCATCACGCGGGCGCTGCAGGTCAAGCGGGCCTGCCCCATGTGCGGGCGCTTCTACGGGCAGCTGGTGGGCAACCAGCCCGAGAACGGGCGCATGCTGGTGTCCAAGGACTCGAGCCTGCTGCTCCCCGGCTACGAGAAATACGGCACCATCATCATCCAGTACGTCTTCCCGCCTGGCATCCAAGGG GTGGAGCATCCCAACCCCGGCGTGCGGTACCCGGGCACCACGCGGGTGGCCTACCTGCCCGACTGCCCAGAGGGGAACAAGGTGCTGGCCCTGTTCCGCAAGGCCTTCGACCAGCGCCTGACCTTCACCATCGGCACCTCCATGACCACAGGCAGAGCCAACGTCATCACGTGGAACGACATCCACCACAAAACCAACTGCACCGGGGGACCCCAGCT ATTCGGGTACCCCGACCCCACGTACCTCGCCCGGGTGCAGGAGGAGCTACGAGCCAAAGGCCTCACTGAGGATTAA